The genomic DNA GAAATCGTCCGACAACACATATTATTCGGTCACTCTGGGCAATTCGACAGATGAACCGGTCGCGGCCGATTTCGACGGCGACGGCAAGACGGATATCGCTGTTTGGCGGTCTTCGGACGGAACTTGGTATATCGTTCAAAGCTCGACATCGACTACGATCTATCCGGTATACGGATCCCAAGGCGACACACCGGCACCTGCCGATTTTGACGGTGACGGCAAGGCCGACCTCGCCGTCTGGCGCGACTCAAACCATACATTCTACTCGGTAAACAGCTCAAACAGCTCGTACCTGCAAATATCCTACGGAGCGACCGGCGATAAACCCGTCATTGCCGATTACGACGGCGACGGCAAAGCCGACCATGCCGTTTGGCGTTCGTCGAACGGCAACTGGTACATCCGCAAGAGCAGCAACGCTTCGTCACTGCAAATGCAATACGGCGTCAGCGGTGACGTCCCCGTCCAAAACGATTACGACGGCGACGGCAAATGCGACATGGCCATCTGGCGCCCCGCCACATCCGCCGTCTGGTACATCTACCAAAGCTCAAATGCCCAAACCCGCACCGAATACTGGGGCACCACCGACGACATCCCGGTCCCGGTCTTCTACAGGCGGTAGTGCCGAGATCGATCCAGCTGAGATATGTCTGAAAAATAGAAGATCTTTAAGCGAGAGTGAATATGCAACAGGGAAATAAAATGATCGGATTCTTAGGACGTGCAATCTCAAAGATCGTGCCCATCGCTGGAATAATGATCTTAGTCTTCTTTTGCGTGGAAAGCGGTACCGCACAAATTGGTAACGGATCATCAACGCCACAAAGCAAAGACACGGGTAATAATCGAGACCAAAGTTTGAAGAGTCTTGCCCGTGTCAATCCGTCCACGTTGGCGATGGAATTTGATCTATCGTTGATGAACTACACCGGCCGAAATGGCAATTCTTTGCCGGTCGGTCTTAGATATTCATCAAAACTTTGGCGAATGGAGTCGGGTTTGCAATGGTGGTACTGGGAAAACACCCAACCAAAATATGTAACCGATATTTACGCCCGCTTTGCAGAGCGAAGTGCCTCGGGCTGGACAAGCAGTCTCGTGCCACCAAGGATAGAGGACGATCCGGTCCAGCTTTATACTCAGGAGGGGCTGCCATGGTCGCCCAACATTATTGATGTAGCCGGATTGGATACCAGTTGGCAGAATACACTTCATGGCTTTTCTGCGAATCTTCTGGAACCATGTGGAACATATTGCAATCATTGGGTGTACAACTGCCCGGGCGGCGGATATTTCTGTACTTTGGCCGAAGCTACGATCTCTTGTTCTAATTACGTCACAAATTACTGTAACGATGGGCCAGTTTTCCCTGACCCTCCACCCATCGTTAATCTCTTTTACATTAAGCGGTTGCAGGTAGCAATGCCTGACGGTTCGATGCGCGAATTTCGGGCGAGTGATACTCAGCAAAGTTGTGGAACAAATCAAGCGGTGTGTGAACCTGACCTGGACGGGGTTTACTTAGCCGTCGACGGATCAGGCTTGAAATTGGACAGAGGCGGAAGCGGCAGCACACTTTACATGCCCAACGGCAGTCGATACGTGTTTCCGGTCGGCAATGGCGGTGAAGGGACGTTTGCAACCGAATTTCTTGACCCGGATGGGAATAGGATGTCCTTCGAACGAATCGTTGCGGACGGCATGCCTACCACAAAATGGACAGACTCGTTGGGGCGACAAATCGTCGATGCAATACCCCATAATTGGTTATCTCAGACACAAACCGCGGAGACAAGGATAGTTGAAATGCCCGGACTAGGTGATGGTAAACAGACCTACAAACTGAAATGGGACAATCTAAAACCGATCGGATGCGAAGATCTCGAAAACCAACCGGAATGCACAAACGACTCAAGGCAAGTTGGCGCCTTGGAGGACCTAAACGAGAAGCTATATTACGAAACCCCCTATTTTTGTCGAGGGAGCGTCTCGGATACGGATCCCGAATATCCGAATGATGTTTTATTTCCTGAACCAGAAAGCGGAATTCGACTTTGCAACAGTTTTGGCGTTCTTCGGGATCTGCAGGGACAGCCGATTTTAGATGAAAACAATCTGGCTCAACCTGTGTCATCGCGTTTCAACCCAGTTGTTTTATCAGAGGTTGAGCTGCCGAACGGCAAGAAATATGTTTTCAAATATAACCGTTACGGCGAAGTTACAAAGATAGTCTATCCGGCGGGCAGTTATGAGACCTTTGAGTATCATAAAATTACTCCTCTAAATGGCGGAAATTCCGCTGCGTATGACCAAACCAATCGCGGAGTTAAAGAACGACGACTGTTTGACGCGGACAATGCTTTGCAACAGAGATGGCAATATTTTGCCGTTCTCGGAAAGATCACAACGATTGCTCCGAAAGGCGATGATGCTCTCGGCGACGGAATAAGAACTGAGAGAGCCGTATATTCCCAATGGTCGGATGGTGGCAATTTTGGTTTTAGCAGCCCGACGGTTGGAATGCCCTTGGATGAAAAGACGTTTGATGAAAACAACAACCTAATCTCACGTACGCTAAACGAATTTATTACGAAAGATCACAGCATTGCGAGTCGGGACCCACGAGTTAAGCGGACGGTCTCGATTGCAATTGAAAACGGGCAAGCGTTAGCGACGCTGAGTGAGAAGGAATACGATGAGACCGGGAGCTCGGACGCAGAGCATTTCTCGCATTTGAATGCAAAAAGGTCGAAGTCTCATCATTTTCGGCACATTCCGTTAAGCCTTGCCCATACGGGAACACTTCAGCAGATCGCGTCATATTTCAATAGCTCGACCGTGGCAACCCTCAGCGAGACCGATTATCTATATGACGCCGATTACAAGGCACGGGGAATACCCAGTTTGCCTATCGAGAGCCGTTCACTAAATCCGGCCGACAACTCGCTTCTGGCAAAAACACAGACGAAGTATGACAACCTAGTACCAAGTATCGTGACGGGCTATCCCCAAGGTTATACAACGGAAAACTACGGATTATCCAATTTCGACTGCGGGCTGATTGCCGCGAATAAATGCTGGATCGATCCAAATACTCCTTACCGCGGTCGGCCGACGACATCGAGAGTGTGGGACAGCGACAACAACACCTGGATCGAAACTCACACCCGTTATGACATATTTGGAAATGCGGTCGCGGCACGGGACGCGGCTGGGAACGAGACCTTAACACTTTTCGAAGATACCACGTCCAAACCGTATCGATACGCGTATCCAACCCGTGTCGATATTTCAGCGCCGGACCCGACAAATACGCACGGAACAGACCAAGGTTCGTTTTCCACGTCAACCTATGATCTCATGACTGGATTGCCGCTAACTGCGACCGATGAGTTTGGACAGACAACAGCGACCGAGTATACCGATCCGTTACTTAGGCCCACGCGTGCTTATGCCGTCAACTTTACCGCTCCCGAATCGCAGACAATTTATGATGACGACGCTCGGACGGTAAAAGTGCAAGCAGATCGACTCGACGAACTGGTATGATGCCACGACCTATATGGACACGCTTGGGCGTACCGTCAAAACGGTCGCAAAGGACTCGCAGGGCGATGTTATCGTTAAGACGAAATACGATTCGCTCGGGCGTGTCCAGATGGTATCGAACCCTTATCGACAGGGCGAAACGGAACTGTGGAGCTTGATCGAATACGATTCGGCCGGTCGCACCAAACAATCGCGGGAACCGGTCGCAGGCCAAAACCCATCTAGCCCTACAGGAAACATACTTGGCACCACGACATACGACATTTCGACCGCTCCGGGATATATCGGCACTGTCGTAATGACGACTGACGCCGCCCTTAAGAAATCGCGTTCGATCACAAACGCCCTCGGCCAGCTGATCGTTGTCGAGGAACCTGACCATACCGGCAACCTCCCCGCGTTGCCCCAACCAACACCCGTGCCCACGCCATCACCAAATCCCTCACCATATCCTTCGCCAACGCCGCACGGGCAGTGTATCTCTCCCGTATGCCCCGAAAACTTCTCCGGCGGCGAGTATCCATCATACGCAACCTTTTACGATTACAATGCCCAAGGCAAAATGGTAAAGGTCACGCAGGGCGTCCAATCCCGGTATTTCAAATACGATTCGTTAGGAAGGCTCATCCGTGTCCGTCAGCCCGAGCAGGAGATCAATGCTACTCTTGATCTGGCCGACCCCTACAACACATCTGGCCAGTGGACCGCCGGATTTGCGTACGACACGCTTGGCAATGTTGTCCGAGCCACTGACGCCAACGGCGTAAACATCATCAATGAATATGACAAGGCTGGTCGCGTCATCCGCCGCTGCTACACCAAACCGACCATAAATACGTCTGCGACGAATTGTGCAAGCGTCGCGGGCAACGACCTCAGCACCGACACGCCGTCGGTCAGTTACTTCTACGACGGCATCGACCACGTACCGCAGCAAACACCGTATAATTTCGCAAAGGGGAAACTGACTAAGGTCACCTCGTCCGTCTCGGAGACGCGAAATGAGTTGTTCGACAACTTTGGCCGCGTCACCCGATCGTCTCAGACCACCGACGGAAATACTTACACCTCAAAATATACCTACAACTTCGCTGGAGCCTTGATAGAGGAAGAATACCCAAGCGGTAGAAAGGTTAAGAATGAATTCGAGGCCGATGGCGATCTTGCGAGCGTCACGAGTCGAAAGACGGCGAATGGTGTTTACACGCCGTATGTTTCCAACTTCTCTTACACGGCCTCGGGCGGGATCAGTCAGATGAAGCTCGGAAATGGGCGTTGGGAGACCGCGAAATTCAATACGCGGATGCAGGTGACGGAACTTGGGCTTGGAACGAACGTCGCCGACGCGAATCTTTGGAAGACGAACTACGAATACGGCGAACTGGATTCGAATGGTACTACGGACCCTGCCAAGAACACCGGAAACATCGCGAAGCAGATACTAACAGTGCCGGGCACGAATTTCATTCAGGCTTACAAATACGACTCGCTGTATCGCATTACCGAGGCCAAAGAGACGACCGGTACGAACACAACCCCTAACTGGATTCAGAATTGGGGCTATGACCGCTATGGCAATCGAACCGGTTTTTCACAGAATATTGCCGGGAATACGGCGGCTTCGAACCCCGCGATCGATCAGAATACCAACCGATTTACTAATCTCACCGATTTCGCCTATGACAAGAATGGGAACATCACGCGAGATCTTTCGCCGAACAGTCAGTTGCGCACGTTTGTATTCAACGGAGACAACAAGCAGACAGAGGTAAAGGACGCAACCGGAACGACTGTTGGGCAATACTACTATGACGGCGAAGGCAAGAGGGTAAAGAAATATATTCTGTCGACGGGTGAAACGACGATATTTGTTTACTCGTCAGGGAAGCTGGTTGCGGAGTATTCGACGGTTGTCGCCCCTGCCTCGGTTTCGAAGGTTGCCTACACGACAACCGATCATTTGGGAAGCCCGCGTGTTATAACGGACGCTTTGGGTCAGGTCTCTTCGCGGCGTGATTTTATGCCGTTTGGCGAAGACCTGAACGTCGGCGTCGGCAATCGCACCGGCGACGCGGGCCTCAAGTACTCGATGCCCGGCGACAACGTGCGCCAAAAATTCACCGGC from Acidobacteriota bacterium includes the following:
- a CDS encoding VCBS repeat-containing protein, with translation MSLNTTASPGRRKKLLIGLSAFAVITMIVLGVFARNGWLPRTDAMTGKRTGWFGSEPPAVAGGSTQPESASIPPSATPQLSKEYIYAGSRLLAVEDANANAAPPADLAVWRPSSGVWWVMGPGGSVQASYGWGTGGDKPVQGDYDGDSKTDFAVYRPSTGTWWVTKSSDNTYYSVTLGNSTDEPVAADFDGDGKTDIAVWRSSDGTWYIVQSSTSTTIYPVYGSQGDTPAPADFDGDGKADLAVWRDSNHTFYSVNSSNSSYLQISYGATGDKPVIADYDGDGKADHAVWRSSNGNWYIRKSSNASSLQMQYGVSGDVPVQNDYDGDGKCDMAIWRPATSAVWYIYQSSNAQTRTEYWGTTDDIPVPVFYRR